One Macrobrachium rosenbergii isolate ZJJX-2024 chromosome 10, ASM4041242v1, whole genome shotgun sequence DNA window includes the following coding sequences:
- the Sf3b1 gene encoding splicing factor 3B subunit 1 isoform X1, which translates to MAAATRKFTADDIEAHIQDIQNRRASLARPQVPELDGEDERVRLDGGGYYDSDIYDNANGNKYENYVESIGLDDLDDDDDDGGTTLGKKGVGGTYTAPRLFLNEVVDKDHDPMAQYKRPTIAEREDEYRARRRMQVISPERVDPFADGGKTPDMNARTYAHIIKESRLQGEEAVIRKTMQERAKEGTLQPVVTNGEAQKAAPRKRGRWDQTAEDTPQTKKKATWEAETPSIARWDETPGRPKGSETPGATPGQSTRMWDATPGHATPGHETPGHEKTTPSARRNRWDETPKTDRGETPGHSSGWAETPRTDRGAGDLIQETPTPSASKRRSRWDETPAAQTPSATPSGAMTPSTPHTPSMTPGMMTPGGITPGGTTPVGPKAFGMATPSPAHVNMTPEQIHAFRWEREIDERNRPMTDEELDTLFPPGYEILPPPQGYVPIRTPARKLIATPTPMMGTPQGFYMPKEGMTPKHDDSQPKGNLPLLKPEDAQYFDKLLQDVDEESLSPEEQKERKIMKLLLKIKNGTPPMRKAALRQITDKAREFGAGPLFNQILPLLMSPTLEDQERHLLVKVIDRVLYKLDDLVRPYVHKILVVIEPLLIDEDYYARVEGREIISNLAKAAGLATMISTMRPDIDNIDEYVRNTTARAFAVVASALGIPSLLPFLKAVCKSKKSWQARHTGIKIVQQIAILMGCAILPHLRSLVEIIEHGLIDEQQKVRTITALALAALAEAATPYGIESFDSVLKPLWRGIRQHRGKGLAAFLKAIGYLIPLMDGEYADYYTREVMLILIREFQSPDEEMKKIVLKVVKQCCATDGVEPGYIKEEILPHFFKHFWNHRMALDRRNYRQLVDTTVEIANKVGASEIVNRIVDDLKDENEQYRKMVMETIEKIMANLGAADIDSRLEEQLIDGILYAFQEQTTEDVVMLNGFGTIIVNALGSRVKAYLPQICGTILWRLNNKSAKVRQQAADLISRIAVVMKTCQEEKLMGHLGVVLYEYLGEEYPEVLGSILGALKGIVNVIGMHKMNPPIKDLLPRLTPILKNRHEKVQENCIDLVGRIADRGPEYVSPREWMRICFELLELLKAHKKAIRRATVNTFGYIAKAIGPHDVLATLLNNLKVQERQNRVCTTVAIAIVAETCSPFTVLPGLMNEYRVPELNVQNGVLKSLSFLFEYIGEMGKDYIYAVTSLLEDALMDRDLVHRQTACAAIKHMAIGVYGFGCEDALIHLLNYVWPNIFETSPHLVQAFMDSVEGLRVALGPQKILQYVLQGLFHPARKVRDVYWKIYNNLYIGAQDALVAGYPRIMNMGNNVYTRDELDVIL; encoded by the exons atggCGGCCGCTACCAGAAAGTTTACCGCTGATG ATATTGAGGCACACATACAAGATATCCAGAATCGCAGAGCCAGTTTAGCAAGACCTCAAGTTCCAGAGTTAGACGGCGAAGATGAACGCGTCAGATTGGATGGAGGCGGATACTATGACAGTGACATCTATGACAATGCTAAtggaaacaaatatgaaaattatgtcGAGTCAATTGGCCTGGATGATCtagat gatgatgacgatgatggagGTACTACTTTGGGGAAGAAAGGTGTTGGTGGCACTTACACCGCACCGAGACTCTTCCTTAATGAGGTG GTTGACAAAGATCATGATCCCATGGCACAGTACAAGAGACCCACCATAGCTGAAAGAGAAGATGAGTATCGAGCACGTCGTCGAATGCAGGTCATTTCTCCAGAGCGTGTAGATCCCTTTGCAGACG GAGGAAAGACCCCTGACATGAATGCTAGGACATATGCACACATTATTAAGGAATCCAGATTGCAGGGCGAGGAAGCAGTC ATACGGAAGACTATGCAAGAACGAGCCAAGGAAGGAACCCTGCAACCAGTTGTCACAAATGGTGAAGCTCAGAAAGCTGCTCCTAGAAAACGAGGACGATGGGATCAGACAGCAGAGGATACACCTCAAACTAAAAAGAAAGCAACTTGGGAAGCCGAAACCCCTTCAATCGCACGTTGGGATGAGACACCAGGCAGACCAAAGGGGTCTGAGACACCTGGTGCCACACCAGGCCAAAGTACTCGCATGTGGGATGCTACTCCAGGTCATGCTACGCCAGGCCATGAAACTCCTGGACATGAAAAAACGACCCCTTCTGCCCGTCGTAATCGTTGGGACGAAACTCCAAAAACAGATCGTGGAGAAACTCCAGGACATAGCAGTGGGTGGGCTGAAACTCCTCGCACTGACCGTGGAGCTGGAGATTTGATTCAGGAGACTCCCACACCAAGTGCAAGTAAGCGACGTTCAAGATGGGATGAAACGCCTGCAGCACAGACTCCAAGTGCAACACCCTCAGGTGCCATGACTCCCTCAACACCACATACTCCAAGCATGACTCCAGGAATGATGACTCCTGGAGGAATAACCCCTGGAGGCACAACCCCAGTTGGTCCAAAGGCCTTTGGTATGGCTACTCCATCACCAGCCCATGTTAATATGACTCCAGAACAGATTCATGCCTTCCGTTGGGAAAGAGAAATTGATGAAAGAAATCGTCCCATGACAGATGAGGAACTTGACACACTGTTTCCCCCAGGTTATGAAATTTTACCACCACCACAAGGATATGTCCCTATCAGAACTCCAGCACGTAAGTTAATAGCAACACCGACACCAATGATGGGAACACCACAAGGATTCTACATGCCAAAGGAAGGCATGACTCCAAAACATGATGACTCTCAACCGAAAGGCAATTTACCACTTCTGAAGCCAGAGGATGCACAGTACTTTGATAAACTGTTGCAAGATGTTGATGAAGAAAGCCTTAGCCCAGAAGAGCAGAAAGAGCGCAAGATTATGAAACTGCTGCTCAAAATAAAGAATGGAACCCCCCCGATGCGTAAAGCAGCCTTACGCCAAATTACAGACAAAGCACGAGAGTTTGGTGCAGGTCCTTTGTTCAACCAGATATTGCCACTTCTTATGTCCCCAACTTTAGAAGATCAGGAACGTCATCTGTTGGTTAAAGTTATTGATAGGGTATTGTACAAGCTTGATGATTTAGTTCGGCCTTATGTCCATAAGATTTTGGTCGTGATTGAACCATTGCTCATTGATGAAGATTACTATGCACGTGTAGAAGGTAGAGAAATTATTAGTAACCTGGCAAAAGCTGCCGGTTTGGCAACAATGATTTCCACTATGAGACCTGATATTGATAACATTGATGAGTATGTACGTAACACCACTGCTCGTGCTTTTGCTGTGGTAGCCTCTGCTTTGGGTATACCTTCTCTCCTACCATTTTTAAAGGctgtatgtaaaagtaaaaagtcaTGGCAAGCTCGTCACACTGGTATAAAGATTGTTCAGCAGATTGCCATCCTTATGGGTTGTGCTATTTTGCCTCATCTCCGATCACTAGTAGAAATTATTGAGCATGGTTTGATTGACGAGCAGCAGAAGGTACGAACCATTACTGCCTTGGCCTTGGCTGCTTTGGCAGAAGCTGCAACTCCTTATGGTATTGAAAGTTTTGATTCAGTGTTGAAGCCTCTGTGGCGTGGTATTCGGCAGCATCGAGGCAAAGGTTTGGCTGCTTTCCTTAAAGCTATTGGTTATCTTATACCACTTATGGATGGTGAATATGCTGATTACTATACAAGGGAAGTGATGTTGATTCTGATTCGAGAGTTTCAGAGTCCtgatgaagaaatgaagaaaattgtatTGAAGGTTGTCAAACAGTGTTGTGCCACAGATGGTGTAGAGCCTGGCTAcataaaggaagaaattttgCCTCACTTCTTTAAGCATTTCTGGAACCATCGTATGGCACTAGATCGTCGTAACTATCGGCAACTGGTAGATACGACTGTTGAAATTGCCAACAAGGTTGGGGCCTCAGAAATTGTCAACAGGATTGTTGATGACTTGAAGGATGAAAATGAACAATACAGAAAGATGGTCATGGAAACCATAGAGAAAATTATGGCCAACCTTGGTGCAGCAGACATTGATTCAAGACTAGAGGAACAACTTATTGATGGTATACTCTATGCTTTCCAGGAACAGACTACTGAGGATGTTGTCATGCTTAATGGTTTTGGTACTATTATTGTTAATGCTCTAGGTTCTAGAGTAAAAGCTTACCTGCCACAGATTTGTGGTACCATTCTGTGGCGTTTGAACAATAAATCTGCTAAGGTACGTCAACAAGCAGCAGATTTGATATCTCGTATTGCTGTTGTGATGAAAACTTGTCAAGAAGAAAAGCTCATGGGTCATTTAGGAGTTGTCTTGTACGAGTATTTGGGAGAGGAATATCCTGAGGTTCTTGGGTCAATTCTTGGTGCATTGAAAGGCATTGTGAATGTCATTGGAATGCATAAGATGAATCCCCCAATCAAAGACTTGTTGCCACGATTAACTCCAATTCTAAAGAACAGACATGAAAAGGTACAGGAAAATTGCATTGATTTAGTTGGCCGCATTGCTGATCGTGGACCTGAATACGTCAGTCCTCGTGAGTGGATGAGAATTTGCTTTGAACTTCTGGAATTGTTGAAGGCCCACAAGAAAGCTATAAGAAGAGCTACAGTTAACACATTTGGCTACATTGCAAAAGCTATTGGGCCACATGATGTCTTAGCCACTTTACTAAACAACCTTAAAGTTCAAGAGCGTCAGAACAGAGTGTGCACTACTGTTGCCATTGCTATAGTAGCAGAAACCTGTTCACCTTTCACAGTCCTTCCAGGTCTGATGAATGAGTACCGTGTTCCAGAACTGAACGTACAAAATGGTGTGCTAAAATCACTTTCATTCTTGTTTGAGTACATTGGAGAAATGGGAAAGGATTACATCTACGCAGTAACATCTCTTCTCGAAGATGCCCTCATGGACCGAGATTTggttcacagacagacagcatgCGCTGCTATCAAACACATGGCTATAGGTGTTTATGGCTTTGGCTGTGAGGATGCACTCATTCATTTACTGAATTATGTATGGCCTAATATATTTGAAACTTCCCCTCATCTTGTACAAGCTTTTATGGACAGCGTTGAAGGATTAAGAGTGGCCTTGGGACCCCAAAAG ATCCTTCAGTATGTTCTTCAAGGACTTTTCCATCCAGCCAGGAAAGTACGTGATGTTTATTGGAAAATCTACAACAATTTATATATTGGAGCTCAAGACGCACTAGTCGCTGGATATCCTCGGATCATGAATATGGGCAATAATGTATATACAAGGGATGAATTGGATGTAATTTTGTAG
- the Sf3b1 gene encoding splicing factor 3B subunit 1 isoform X2, with the protein MNARTYAHIIKESRLQGEEAVIRKTMQERAKEGTLQPVVTNGEAQKAAPRKRGRWDQTAEDTPQTKKKATWEAETPSIARWDETPGRPKGSETPGATPGQSTRMWDATPGHATPGHETPGHEKTTPSARRNRWDETPKTDRGETPGHSSGWAETPRTDRGAGDLIQETPTPSASKRRSRWDETPAAQTPSATPSGAMTPSTPHTPSMTPGMMTPGGITPGGTTPVGPKAFGMATPSPAHVNMTPEQIHAFRWEREIDERNRPMTDEELDTLFPPGYEILPPPQGYVPIRTPARKLIATPTPMMGTPQGFYMPKEGMTPKHDDSQPKGNLPLLKPEDAQYFDKLLQDVDEESLSPEEQKERKIMKLLLKIKNGTPPMRKAALRQITDKAREFGAGPLFNQILPLLMSPTLEDQERHLLVKVIDRVLYKLDDLVRPYVHKILVVIEPLLIDEDYYARVEGREIISNLAKAAGLATMISTMRPDIDNIDEYVRNTTARAFAVVASALGIPSLLPFLKAVCKSKKSWQARHTGIKIVQQIAILMGCAILPHLRSLVEIIEHGLIDEQQKVRTITALALAALAEAATPYGIESFDSVLKPLWRGIRQHRGKGLAAFLKAIGYLIPLMDGEYADYYTREVMLILIREFQSPDEEMKKIVLKVVKQCCATDGVEPGYIKEEILPHFFKHFWNHRMALDRRNYRQLVDTTVEIANKVGASEIVNRIVDDLKDENEQYRKMVMETIEKIMANLGAADIDSRLEEQLIDGILYAFQEQTTEDVVMLNGFGTIIVNALGSRVKAYLPQICGTILWRLNNKSAKVRQQAADLISRIAVVMKTCQEEKLMGHLGVVLYEYLGEEYPEVLGSILGALKGIVNVIGMHKMNPPIKDLLPRLTPILKNRHEKVQENCIDLVGRIADRGPEYVSPREWMRICFELLELLKAHKKAIRRATVNTFGYIAKAIGPHDVLATLLNNLKVQERQNRVCTTVAIAIVAETCSPFTVLPGLMNEYRVPELNVQNGVLKSLSFLFEYIGEMGKDYIYAVTSLLEDALMDRDLVHRQTACAAIKHMAIGVYGFGCEDALIHLLNYVWPNIFETSPHLVQAFMDSVEGLRVALGPQKILQYVLQGLFHPARKVRDVYWKIYNNLYIGAQDALVAGYPRIMNMGNNVYTRDELDVIL; encoded by the exons ATGAATGCTAGGACATATGCACACATTATTAAGGAATCCAGATTGCAGGGCGAGGAAGCAGTC ATACGGAAGACTATGCAAGAACGAGCCAAGGAAGGAACCCTGCAACCAGTTGTCACAAATGGTGAAGCTCAGAAAGCTGCTCCTAGAAAACGAGGACGATGGGATCAGACAGCAGAGGATACACCTCAAACTAAAAAGAAAGCAACTTGGGAAGCCGAAACCCCTTCAATCGCACGTTGGGATGAGACACCAGGCAGACCAAAGGGGTCTGAGACACCTGGTGCCACACCAGGCCAAAGTACTCGCATGTGGGATGCTACTCCAGGTCATGCTACGCCAGGCCATGAAACTCCTGGACATGAAAAAACGACCCCTTCTGCCCGTCGTAATCGTTGGGACGAAACTCCAAAAACAGATCGTGGAGAAACTCCAGGACATAGCAGTGGGTGGGCTGAAACTCCTCGCACTGACCGTGGAGCTGGAGATTTGATTCAGGAGACTCCCACACCAAGTGCAAGTAAGCGACGTTCAAGATGGGATGAAACGCCTGCAGCACAGACTCCAAGTGCAACACCCTCAGGTGCCATGACTCCCTCAACACCACATACTCCAAGCATGACTCCAGGAATGATGACTCCTGGAGGAATAACCCCTGGAGGCACAACCCCAGTTGGTCCAAAGGCCTTTGGTATGGCTACTCCATCACCAGCCCATGTTAATATGACTCCAGAACAGATTCATGCCTTCCGTTGGGAAAGAGAAATTGATGAAAGAAATCGTCCCATGACAGATGAGGAACTTGACACACTGTTTCCCCCAGGTTATGAAATTTTACCACCACCACAAGGATATGTCCCTATCAGAACTCCAGCACGTAAGTTAATAGCAACACCGACACCAATGATGGGAACACCACAAGGATTCTACATGCCAAAGGAAGGCATGACTCCAAAACATGATGACTCTCAACCGAAAGGCAATTTACCACTTCTGAAGCCAGAGGATGCACAGTACTTTGATAAACTGTTGCAAGATGTTGATGAAGAAAGCCTTAGCCCAGAAGAGCAGAAAGAGCGCAAGATTATGAAACTGCTGCTCAAAATAAAGAATGGAACCCCCCCGATGCGTAAAGCAGCCTTACGCCAAATTACAGACAAAGCACGAGAGTTTGGTGCAGGTCCTTTGTTCAACCAGATATTGCCACTTCTTATGTCCCCAACTTTAGAAGATCAGGAACGTCATCTGTTGGTTAAAGTTATTGATAGGGTATTGTACAAGCTTGATGATTTAGTTCGGCCTTATGTCCATAAGATTTTGGTCGTGATTGAACCATTGCTCATTGATGAAGATTACTATGCACGTGTAGAAGGTAGAGAAATTATTAGTAACCTGGCAAAAGCTGCCGGTTTGGCAACAATGATTTCCACTATGAGACCTGATATTGATAACATTGATGAGTATGTACGTAACACCACTGCTCGTGCTTTTGCTGTGGTAGCCTCTGCTTTGGGTATACCTTCTCTCCTACCATTTTTAAAGGctgtatgtaaaagtaaaaagtcaTGGCAAGCTCGTCACACTGGTATAAAGATTGTTCAGCAGATTGCCATCCTTATGGGTTGTGCTATTTTGCCTCATCTCCGATCACTAGTAGAAATTATTGAGCATGGTTTGATTGACGAGCAGCAGAAGGTACGAACCATTACTGCCTTGGCCTTGGCTGCTTTGGCAGAAGCTGCAACTCCTTATGGTATTGAAAGTTTTGATTCAGTGTTGAAGCCTCTGTGGCGTGGTATTCGGCAGCATCGAGGCAAAGGTTTGGCTGCTTTCCTTAAAGCTATTGGTTATCTTATACCACTTATGGATGGTGAATATGCTGATTACTATACAAGGGAAGTGATGTTGATTCTGATTCGAGAGTTTCAGAGTCCtgatgaagaaatgaagaaaattgtatTGAAGGTTGTCAAACAGTGTTGTGCCACAGATGGTGTAGAGCCTGGCTAcataaaggaagaaattttgCCTCACTTCTTTAAGCATTTCTGGAACCATCGTATGGCACTAGATCGTCGTAACTATCGGCAACTGGTAGATACGACTGTTGAAATTGCCAACAAGGTTGGGGCCTCAGAAATTGTCAACAGGATTGTTGATGACTTGAAGGATGAAAATGAACAATACAGAAAGATGGTCATGGAAACCATAGAGAAAATTATGGCCAACCTTGGTGCAGCAGACATTGATTCAAGACTAGAGGAACAACTTATTGATGGTATACTCTATGCTTTCCAGGAACAGACTACTGAGGATGTTGTCATGCTTAATGGTTTTGGTACTATTATTGTTAATGCTCTAGGTTCTAGAGTAAAAGCTTACCTGCCACAGATTTGTGGTACCATTCTGTGGCGTTTGAACAATAAATCTGCTAAGGTACGTCAACAAGCAGCAGATTTGATATCTCGTATTGCTGTTGTGATGAAAACTTGTCAAGAAGAAAAGCTCATGGGTCATTTAGGAGTTGTCTTGTACGAGTATTTGGGAGAGGAATATCCTGAGGTTCTTGGGTCAATTCTTGGTGCATTGAAAGGCATTGTGAATGTCATTGGAATGCATAAGATGAATCCCCCAATCAAAGACTTGTTGCCACGATTAACTCCAATTCTAAAGAACAGACATGAAAAGGTACAGGAAAATTGCATTGATTTAGTTGGCCGCATTGCTGATCGTGGACCTGAATACGTCAGTCCTCGTGAGTGGATGAGAATTTGCTTTGAACTTCTGGAATTGTTGAAGGCCCACAAGAAAGCTATAAGAAGAGCTACAGTTAACACATTTGGCTACATTGCAAAAGCTATTGGGCCACATGATGTCTTAGCCACTTTACTAAACAACCTTAAAGTTCAAGAGCGTCAGAACAGAGTGTGCACTACTGTTGCCATTGCTATAGTAGCAGAAACCTGTTCACCTTTCACAGTCCTTCCAGGTCTGATGAATGAGTACCGTGTTCCAGAACTGAACGTACAAAATGGTGTGCTAAAATCACTTTCATTCTTGTTTGAGTACATTGGAGAAATGGGAAAGGATTACATCTACGCAGTAACATCTCTTCTCGAAGATGCCCTCATGGACCGAGATTTggttcacagacagacagcatgCGCTGCTATCAAACACATGGCTATAGGTGTTTATGGCTTTGGCTGTGAGGATGCACTCATTCATTTACTGAATTATGTATGGCCTAATATATTTGAAACTTCCCCTCATCTTGTACAAGCTTTTATGGACAGCGTTGAAGGATTAAGAGTGGCCTTGGGACCCCAAAAG ATCCTTCAGTATGTTCTTCAAGGACTTTTCCATCCAGCCAGGAAAGTACGTGATGTTTATTGGAAAATCTACAACAATTTATATATTGGAGCTCAAGACGCACTAGTCGCTGGATATCCTCGGATCATGAATATGGGCAATAATGTATATACAAGGGATGAATTGGATGTAATTTTGTAG